Proteins from one Bufo gargarizans isolate SCDJY-AF-19 chromosome 8, ASM1485885v1, whole genome shotgun sequence genomic window:
- the LOC122944618 gene encoding gamma-crystallin D-like isoform X1, which yields MGKIIFYEERNFQGKSHESSGDNADLHAFIAHCNSIRVENGCWVIYERSNYMGHQYYLKRGEYSDYQSWMGLNDSIRSCHSIPHVSHRGSYRIKLYEREDFRGQMKEYVNDCSNINDSFHTNYILSCNVLDGYWIFFEEPGFRGNQYFLRPGEYRRFASWGSPNSKVGSLKKIVDFY from the exons ATGGGCAAG ATCATTTTTTACGAAGAAAGGAACTTTCAAGGAAAGTCGCATGAATCTTCAGGAGACAATGCAGATTTGCATGCTTTTATTGCTCATTGTAACTCAATACGGGTAGAAAATGGATGTTGGGTAATCTATGAACGTTCTAATTATATGGGACATCAGTACTACCTTAAAAGAGGAGAATATTCTGACTACCAGAGCTGGATGGGTTTGAATGACTCCATTAGATCTTGCCATTCAATTCCACATGTAAGT CATCGTGGATCTTACAGAATCAAACTGTATGAGAGAGAAGACTTCCGTGGTCAGATGAAGGAGTATGTTAATGACTGTTCAAATATTAATGATAGCTTCCATACAAATTACATTTTGTCCTGTAATGTTCTTGATGGCTACTGGATTTTTTTTGAAGAGCCTGGTTTTCGGGGGAATCAGTATTTCCTTAGACCCGGTGAATACAGAAGATTTGCTAGTTGGGGATCTCCAAACTCCAAAGTTGGTTCTTTGAAGAAAATTGTGGACTTTTATTAA
- the LOC122944618 gene encoding gamma-crystallin B-like isoform X2 yields the protein MGKIIFYEERNFQGKSHESSGDNADLHAFIAHCNSIRVENGCWVIYERSNYMGHQYYLKRGEYSDYQSWMGLNDSIRSCHSIPHHRGSYRIKLYEREDFRGQMKEYVNDCSNINDSFHTNYILSCNVLDGYWIFFEEPGFRGNQYFLRPGEYRRFASWGSPNSKVGSLKKIVDFY from the exons ATGGGCAAG ATCATTTTTTACGAAGAAAGGAACTTTCAAGGAAAGTCGCATGAATCTTCAGGAGACAATGCAGATTTGCATGCTTTTATTGCTCATTGTAACTCAATACGGGTAGAAAATGGATGTTGGGTAATCTATGAACGTTCTAATTATATGGGACATCAGTACTACCTTAAAAGAGGAGAATATTCTGACTACCAGAGCTGGATGGGTTTGAATGACTCCATTAGATCTTGCCATTCAATTCCACAT CATCGTGGATCTTACAGAATCAAACTGTATGAGAGAGAAGACTTCCGTGGTCAGATGAAGGAGTATGTTAATGACTGTTCAAATATTAATGATAGCTTCCATACAAATTACATTTTGTCCTGTAATGTTCTTGATGGCTACTGGATTTTTTTTGAAGAGCCTGGTTTTCGGGGGAATCAGTATTTCCTTAGACCCGGTGAATACAGAAGATTTGCTAGTTGGGGATCTCCAAACTCCAAAGTTGGTTCTTTGAAGAAAATTGTGGACTTTTATTAA